The Streptosporangiales bacterium sequence TCATGACCAAGGCTGATGAGATCATCGATCGACGAGACGGCGACGGCCTGTCGCGAGAGGAGCTGCTCGCTCTTCCGGTGACGGTCGACATCGGCACTGCCGCCAAGGCGCTCGGCCTCGGGCGTTCGACGGCCTACGAGCTGGCGCGATGCGGCGAGTTCCCCTGCCGGATACTCCGTATTCGCAGCTCCTACCGCGTACCCACCGCCGAGTTACTGAAAGTACTCGGCATCCAGCCCGACGAGCTGGAGCCGTTTCGGGAGAGCGCATGAAGAAGGGACGTCTTGGGACGTCTTGGGATACCGTCTTCGGGTCCCACTGGATGGATCTACCCGCTGCGCGCAGCCGGGCAGAAGAGGAAGGAGGACTGATTCAATGGAAGTACAGCGAGCGCCCACGGGCGTGAAAGGCATCACCAAGATCACCTACGAATCCGGTGAGGTTCGCTACCGCGTCGTCGTCGACGCCGGGCCAGACCCGAAGTCAGGCAAGCGGCGTCAGCTCACGTTCACTCGTCGCACCCTGAAGGAGGCCAAGTCCAGGCGCAACGAGACATTGGTCGAGCGCGATAAGGGCACGCTCGTGATGGCGGACAAGACGCTCACCGTCGAGCAGGCATGCGAGACGTGGCTGGCCGGGAAGCGCAAGCTGGCACCGGACAGCCGACGCACCTACCGCGAGGAGTTGAAGCAGGTCACTCGCGCGCTCGGTGCCGTGCCGGTTCAGAGCTTGACCAAGGAACACGTCGAGCAACTGGTGGATGCCATGCAGGACGGCACCGCGAGACGCATCGGCCGGCGTGGGCAACCGTTGAGCCCAGCCTCCATCAAGATGGTGGTAGGTCGACTCGCTCAGGTGCTGGACAGCCAGGTCAAACAGGGCAACCTCGCCCGGAATGTGGCACGCCTGGTCGAGCTGCCCGAGCTGCCCAAGCGGGCTGACCACAAGGCGTGGACCGTGGACGAGACGCGACAGTTCCTCAAACATGTGCAGAGCGACCGGCTGTTCGCCTGCTGGCTGCTCAGTCTCCACGGGCTGCGGAGGCACGAGGTCCTAGGACTCGCCTGGGATGCCGTCGATCTGGACACCGAGACGCTGAACGTCCGCAAATCCAAGACGAGAGCCGGTGAGCGGGAAC is a genomic window containing:
- a CDS encoding helix-turn-helix domain-containing protein gives rise to the protein MTKADEIIDRRDGDGLSREELLALPVTVDIGTAAKALGLGRSTAYELARCGEFPCRILRIRSSYRVPTAELLKVLGIQPDELEPFRESA
- a CDS encoding tyrosine-type recombinase/integrase, translated to MEVQRAPTGVKGITKITYESGEVRYRVVVDAGPDPKSGKRRQLTFTRRTLKEAKSRRNETLVERDKGTLVMADKTLTVEQACETWLAGKRKLAPDSRRTYREELKQVTRALGAVPVQSLTKEHVEQLVDAMQDGTARRIGRRGQPLSPASIKMVVGRLAQVLDSQVKQGNLARNVARLVELPELPKRADHKAWTVDETRQFLKHVQSDRLFACWLLSLHGLRRHEVLGLAWDAVDLDTETLNVRKSKTRAGERELPLTPVLVPTLKAHRRQLTKERLVAGEAYVVGDALVSPAGNSCDISCEGVEDFLRGLLPHERFRVLVPHLDPFADVFLQC